Proteins encoded in a region of the Gammaproteobacteria bacterium genome:
- a CDS encoding radical SAM protein has product MNSRADVIAASTERPRYPQEESRWFGKCSAGKVRVVFAFYSPDGNEVSMPIASMSAYLKRDFPWVDVALYPVLILRDADVYSPENYARAIKELNPDVIAFSVMSPHWFPLEPYFEQLKKQMPELAVVVGGYQAMLSQQQTIQNPNIDFICVGDGEYAIGNLVQFLRGTKPGPVDGMWEKLADNSVYETEPHQIGDLAALPFPDYDIFQKDGGFRDVNTSMVGPQDKLVLPVMTGRGCPYRCTYCCNTPVLEGWRNKKTFLRKYDPEAFVTELERLRDKYNVGYFEFWDELFLSNLKFVKAFFEIYRDRIRLPFSINSRVEVMSEEFCKTAAEAGCHTIWFGIESGDETYRAKMLGRKMKNQQIIDAAENCRKARINRLTFNIVGMPLETADNMRETLRLNQRIAPEHFYFFNYIPLRGTPLYELAEKEGLLIPSKKDLQYLSAVNDRQFTLNLKERPELLSAGEYHDICLEMLAFQQANNRLNYDVVPESDAAGVAIPAGAEPTPVASEVAAHDPGSAEQPRSGAPAQTEQGVAEDVEPALAQERRKSLFKRVLGPFRSP; this is encoded by the coding sequence ATGAACTCCAGGGCTGATGTAATAGCCGCAAGCACAGAACGTCCCCGCTACCCCCAGGAGGAATCCAGGTGGTTCGGCAAGTGTTCAGCGGGGAAAGTGCGGGTGGTATTCGCCTTTTATTCACCGGATGGCAACGAAGTGTCGATGCCGATCGCCAGCATGTCGGCCTATTTGAAGCGGGATTTCCCCTGGGTTGATGTCGCTCTGTATCCGGTATTGATCCTGCGTGATGCCGACGTTTATTCACCGGAGAACTACGCTCGAGCGATCAAGGAATTAAATCCCGATGTGATTGCCTTTTCCGTGATGAGTCCGCACTGGTTTCCTCTGGAACCTTATTTCGAGCAGCTGAAAAAGCAGATGCCCGAGCTTGCTGTCGTGGTAGGCGGTTATCAGGCCATGCTCAGCCAGCAACAGACCATCCAGAACCCCAACATCGATTTTATCTGTGTAGGCGATGGCGAGTACGCCATCGGCAACCTCGTGCAGTTCCTGCGGGGCACCAAGCCTGGCCCCGTTGACGGCATGTGGGAGAAGCTGGCGGACAATTCGGTGTATGAAACCGAGCCGCATCAGATCGGTGATCTTGCCGCACTGCCTTTCCCTGACTACGATATTTTCCAGAAAGACGGGGGTTTCAGGGACGTCAATACCTCGATGGTAGGTCCCCAGGACAAGCTGGTTCTGCCGGTGATGACCGGTCGGGGCTGCCCCTACCGATGCACATACTGCTGCAACACGCCCGTGCTTGAAGGCTGGCGCAATAAAAAAACCTTCCTGCGGAAGTATGACCCGGAAGCGTTCGTGACAGAGCTGGAGCGGTTACGGGATAAGTACAATGTCGGCTATTTCGAATTCTGGGACGAACTGTTTCTGTCCAATCTGAAATTCGTCAAAGCCTTCTTTGAGATTTACAGGGACAGAATTCGTCTGCCGTTTTCGATCAATTCCCGTGTTGAGGTAATGAGCGAGGAATTCTGTAAGACTGCGGCAGAGGCTGGTTGCCACACCATCTGGTTCGGCATAGAAAGCGGCGATGAAACCTATCGGGCTAAGATGCTCGGCAGGAAAATGAAGAATCAGCAGATCATCGATGCCGCTGAAAATTGCAGGAAAGCGAGAATCAACAGGCTGACCTTCAATATTGTTGGCATGCCGCTGGAAACTGCCGATAACATGCGCGAAACCCTGCGTCTCAATCAGCGAATCGCCCCCGAGCATTTTTACTTCTTCAACTATATTCCCCTCCGGGGCACACCGCTTTACGAACTGGCGGAAAAAGAAGGGCTGCTGATTCCCAGCAAGAAAGATCTGCAATATCTGTCAGCAGTGAACGACAGGCAATTCACCCTGAATCTGAAGGAAAGGCCGGAGCTTCTCAGTGCCGGCGAGTACCACGATATCTGCCTCGAAATGCTGGCCTTCCAGCAGGCGAACAATCGGCTCAATTATGACGTAGTGCCCGAATCTGACGCCGCCGGAGTTGCGATTCCGGCCGGCGCTGAACCCACGCCGGTTGCGTCTGAGGTCGCGGCCCATGACCCAGGGTCCGCTGAGCAGCCGCGATCTGGCGCCCCAGCCCAGACAGAGCAGGGGGTGGCGGAGGATGTGGAGCCGGCCCTCGCGCAGGAACGCAGGAAGTCACTCTTCAAGCGGGTGCTGGGTCCATTTCGCAGCCCCTGA